From Egicoccus sp. AB-alg2:
TTCCTCGCGCCGGCCGCCGAACGACTCACCGCCACCATCCAGCGGCTCCAGGGCCACCAGGAGTACCGACTGCGCGGCCGCTACGACGAGCCGGCCGCGCTGCGGGCGGTGCTGGCCGCGGACCCCCGCGCGGCACGCCTGCACGGGCGTCGCGGCATGGACGCCAAGCTCGAGCTCGGCGAACGGGTGGTGCAGGGCCTCGAACGACGGCGCGCGACCGACACGGCGCGGGCCCTCGAGGCGCTGCGACCCGTCGTGTCGGACGTCGTGGAGACCGCCGTCACCGATCCCCTCGATGTCTTCGCGCTGTCGCTGCTGGTGGCATCCGACGCCGAGGACGGGTTCGACCGAGCGGTGGAATCGGTGGCCGAATCCCTTGCCCCCGAGGTGAAACTCGAGCTCGTCGGCCCGATGCCGGCCTACAGTTTCGTCGAGGAGGAGG
This genomic window contains:
- a CDS encoding GvpL/GvpF family gas vesicle protein, which gives rise to MPLLVHGVVPRTPRLDDAAFGDVDAPTLVAGGDLAAIVTEVAEDDLVPSRRMLLRHTQVVEAAAKQTTVVPMRFGVAVPSADRLVEDFLAPAAERLTATIQRLQGHQEYRLRGRYDEPAALRAVLAADPRAARLHGRRGMDAKLELGERVVQGLERRRATDTARALEALRPVVSDVVETAVTDPLDVFALSLLVASDAEDGFDRAVESVAESLAPEVKLELVGPMPAYSFVEEEG